The genome window GGGAGGATGACGCTCACCTGAGCGGTGTTGCCGAGGATGCCGATGCCCGAGGTGTCCAGGGATGCGGCGTCGTCGAGCACCCCTCTGGACTCCTCGTCCGGCGTTTCTGCCACGTTCTTCGGGGTCACGTTGTCGCTCCAAGCTTGTGCGGGCCTCGGGTGCGCTGCGTCGAGCGCGGCCTCGCCCGCACAAGATTAGTGCGCCGGGCTGATGACGACCAAAAGATCTCCTGCTTCGACCTGCTGCGTCGTCCCGATGGCGAGGCGTTCGATCACGCCGTCGACGGAGGCGGTGATGGCCGCTTCCATCTTCATCGCCTCGATGGATGCGACCGGTTCGCCGGCCCGCACCGCGGTGCCGACCTCCACCTTGAGCGTCACGACGCCGGAGAACGGCGCGGCCACGTGCCCCGCGACCGAGGTGTCTGCTTTCTCGATCTCGTGTGTGTCGACGGCCACCGCCCTGTCCCTCACGAAAACCGGTCGCAGCTGACCGTTGAGGGTGGTCATCACTGTGCGCATGCCCTTGTCGTCCGCGTCGCCGATGGCCTCGAGGCCGACGAACAGCTGCACTCCGCGGTCGATCTCGACCAGGTGCTCCTGCCCCTGCACGAGTCCGTAGAGGTAGTCGCTGGTGTCGAGCACCGAGAGATCGCCGAACTGCTCCCTCATCTGAGTGAATTCGCGCATCGGAGCCGGGAACAGCAGGGTGTTCAGACGAGAGCGACGGCTTTCACTGTCACCCGCGAGCGCCGCTTCGTCGTCCGCCGAGATCTCGGTGAGTCCGGTGCGCACCGACCGACCGGCCAGCACCTTGGTGCGGAAGGGCTCCGGCCAGCCGCCGGGGAGGTCTCCGAGCTCGCCGGCCATGAATCCGACGACGGAATCCGGCACGTCGTACTTCTCGGGGTTCGCCTCGAAGTCTGCGGGGTCGGCTTTGACCGCCGCGAGGTGCAGCGCCAGGTCCCCGACGACCTTCGACGACGGCGTCACCTTGGGAACACGTCCGAGGATGCGGTCCGCGGCGGCGTACATGTCCTCGATGAGCTCGAAGTCGTCTGCGAGGCCCAGCGCCTTCGCCTGCTGCCGGAGGTTGGAGAGCTGGCCGCCCGGGATCTCGTGGCGGTAGACACGCCCCGTGGGTCCGGGCAGGCCGGACTCGAACGGCGCGTAGACCCGGCGGACGGCCTCCCAGTAAGGTTCGAGATCCGAGACGCTGCCGAGATCGATGCCGCTGTCGCGGTCTGTGTGCGCGAGCGCGGCGACGAGCGACGAGAGCGACGGCTGGCTCGTCGTGCCGGAGAGCGGTGCGGATGCCGCATCCACCGCATCCACGCCCGCGGCGCTGGCGGCCAGAAGAGTCGCGAGCTGTCCGCCAGGGGTGTCGTGCGTGTGGAGGTGGACGGGAAGGTCGAACCGCTCGCGCAGGGCCGTGACGAGCTTCGCGGCCGCGGCGGGGCGCAGCAGCCCTGCCATGTCCTTGATGGCGATGATGTGGGCGCCGGCCGCGACGATCTGCTCGGCGAGGCGCAGGTAGTAGTCGAGCGTGTAGAGGTCCTCGGCCGGGTTGAGCAGGTCGCCCGTGTAGCAGAGCGCCACCTCGGCGACCGCCGTACCGGTGTTGCGGACGGCCTCGATCGCCGGGCGCATCTGCTCGACGTCGTTCAGCGCGTCGAAGATCCGGAAGATGTCGACGCCGCTGGCTGCCGCCTCCTGCACGAATGCCTCCGTCACGGCTGTCGGGTACGGCGTGTACCCCACAGTGTTGCGTCCCCGGAGCAGCATCTGGATCGCGATGTTCGGCAGTGCCGCGCGGAGCTTGTCGAGGCGCTCCCACGGGTCTTCCCCGAGGAACCGCAGCGCGACATCGTAGGTTGCTCCGCCCCAGGCCTCGACCGAGAGCAGTCCGGGCGTCATCCTGGCGATGTGCGGGGCGACGGCGACGAGGTCCCGCGTGCGCACTCGTGTGGCGAGCAGCGACTGGTGCGCATCCCGGAACGTCGTGTCGGTGATGGCGAGAGCGCTCTGCTCGCGCAGGCTTCTCGCGAATCCCTCGGGGCCGAGTTCGAGGAGCCGCTGGCGCGACCCCGCGGCCGGCTCGACCGAGAGGTCGATCGCCGGCAGCTTGGTCCGCGGGTCGAGCGGCCCCGGGTGCGTGCCATGCGGCTTGTTGACCGTGACATCGACCAGCCAGCTGAGGATCCTCGTGCCGCGGTCCTTCGACTCGCGACCTCGGAGCAGATCGGGGCGCTCGTCGATGAACGAGGTGCTCACATCGCCGGCGATGAACGCGTCATCGTCCAGCAGCGCCTGCAGGAAGGGGATGTTCGTCGAGACGCCGCGGATGCGGAACTCCGCCAGCGCACGCCGCGCACGGGCGACGGCCGCCGGGAAGTCGCGACCGCGACAGGTCAGCTTCGCCAGCATCGAGTCGAAGTGCGGGCTGATCTGCGCGCCCTGGTGGACGGTGCCGCCGTCGAGGCGGATTCCGGCTCCACCGGGCGAGCGGTAGGTCGTGATCTTCCCTGTGTCGGGTCGGAACCCCTGCGTAGGGTCCTCGGTCGTGATGCGGCATTGCAGAGCAGCGCCCCGCACGTGCAGGTTCTTCTGTTCGAGTCCCAGCTCGGCGAGCGTCTGACCGGCGGCGATGCGCATCTGGCTCTGCACGAGGTCGACGTCGGTGACCTCTTCCGTGACCGTGTGCTCGACCTGGATGCGTGGATTCATCTCGATGAAGACGACCTCGCCGGTGCGCTCCCCCGCCGTCTCCAGAAGGAACTCCACAGTCCCGGCATTCTCATATCCGATCGAGCGGGCGAATGCGACGGCGTAGCCGTGCAGTGCCGTGCGGATGCTGTCGTCGAGGTTCGGGGCCGGTGCGATCTCGACCACCTTCTGGTGGCGACGCTGCACCGAGCAGTCGCGCTCGAACAGATGGACGGTCTCACCGGACTTGTCGGCGAGGATCTGCACCTCGATGTGGCGAGGACGCAGCACGGCCTGCTCGAGGAACATCCGCGGATCCCCGAAGGCGCTCTCGGCCTCGCGCATCGCCTCGGCGAGTGCGGGGGCGAGCTCCGCGGCCGACTCGACCCGACGCATGCCGCGGCCGCCACCGCCGGCGACGGCCTTTGCGAACAGAGGGAACCCGATCTCTGCCGCCTGAGCCACGAGCGCCTCGACGTCGTCGGATGCCTCGGTCGACCGGAGCACGGGGACACCGGCCTCGATCGCATGGCGTTTGGCCTCGACCTTGTTTCCCGCCATCTCGAGCACCTTCGCCGGCGGGCCGATGAAGGTGATGCCGTTCGCGGCTGCCTTCTCCGCCAGCTCCGGGTTCTCTGAGAGGAACCCGTAACCCGGGTAGATCGCGTCCGCCCCCGCATCCTTCGCGACGCGGATGATCTCGTCGACATCGAGGTACGCGCGGACCGGATGGCCCCGCTCGCCGATCTCGTACGCCTCATCGGCCTTGAGCCGATGGACCGACCCGCGGTCTTCATGAGGGAAGACGGCGACGGTCCTGGCTCCGACCTCGAATGCCGCGCGGAAGGCACGGATCGCGATCTCGCCGCGGTTCGCCACAAGGATCTTCTGGAACATGCACACCTCTGGGGGCTCGATGCACGCCTGAATCGTCGCGCACGGGGCGGGGCTGAGTGTGCACCCAGCCTAGGGGAAGGTAACGTGGTGTTCGTGCACGTACTCAGCGTCAGCTCTCTCAAGGGAGGCGTCGGCAAGACGACCGTGACCCTCGGCTTGGCCTCAGCGGCCTTCGCCCGTGGTGTCCGAACGCTCGTCGTCGACCTCGACCCGCAGTCAGATGTGTCCACCGGGATGGACATCCAGGTGGCAGGTCGGCTCAACATCGCCGATGTCCTGGCGAACCCGAAGGAGAAGGTCGTCCGTCAGGCGATCACCTCCAGCGGCTGGGCGAAGGTGCACCCCGGGACCATCGACGTGCTGATCGGAAGCCCCTCCGCGATCAACTTCGACGGACCGCACCCGAGCGTGCGCGACGTCTGGAAGCTGGAAGAGGCGCTGGCTGCCGTCGAGGCGGACTACGACCTGGTGCTCATCGACTGCGCGCCGTCGCTGAACGCCCTCACCCGCACGGCCTGGGCCGCGAGCGACCGCGTGATGGTCGTCACCGAGCCCGGCCTCTTCTCCGTCGCCGCCGCCGACCGTGCTCTCCGCGCGATCGAGGAGATCCGTCGAGGCCTCTCCCCCCGCCTTCAGCCGCTCGGCATCGTGGTCAACCGCGTCCGCCCTCAGTCGATCGAGCACCAGTTCCGCATCAAGGAGCTGCGCGACATGTTCGGTCCGCTCGTCCTCTCCCCTCAGCTGCCCGAGCGCACGTCGCTGCAGCAGGCACAGGGTGCGGCCAAGCCGCTCCACATCTGGCCGGGCGACTCGGCTCAGGAGCTGGCCTCGGACTTCGACCAGCTGCTCGACCGGATCATCCGCACGGGGCGCATCCAGGTCGCGGAATCGGGCGCTCAGGCCTGACCGACCGCAGACAGCAGAAACGGCCATCCTCTGACGAGGATGGCCGTTTCTTCGTCTGTGCGCGGCTCGGGGCCGCGGATGCTCAGGCGGATCGCTTGGTGCGGCGCGCCGACAGCTCGTCGACCGGGTCCGGTGCCGTCGCATCGAACGCGACCAGCGTGGACTCCACTTCGCGGAGCACCTTGCCGACGGCGATGCCGAATACTCCCTGTCCGCGGCTGACCAGGTCGATGACCTCGTCGTTCGACGTGCAGAGGTAGACGGATGCGCCGTCGCTCATGAGGGTCGTTCCCGCGAGATCGCGGATGCCCGCGCGGCGGAGCTCGTCGACGGCGGTACGGATCTGCTGCAGAGAGATGCCGGTGTCGAGCAGGCTCTTCACGAGCTTGAGCACGAGGATGTCGCGGAAGCCGTAAAGGCGCTGAGAGCCGGAGCCGCTCGCGCCGCGAACGGTGGGCTCGACCAGCTCGGTGCGCGCCCAGTAGTCCAGTTGACGGTAGGTGATGCCCGCTGCACGAGCAGCGACGGCACCGCGATAGCCGACCTCGTCGTCCATGGCCGGCAGGCCGTCGGTGAAGAGGAGTTCGGGTACGAACCGCGGGTCGCCTGCACGCTCATCCGCATTCATCTGAAATCCTCCCTGGAGCCGTTACCTCCACGCTAGAGCAGCCCTCCGGCACCGGCAATGACATCCGTACGACACCGAAGGTGTGTCGCAATCAGTTCGTTACGAAAGCAACCGCGCGATCGCGTCTTTGACGAAGAGCGAACGCACCTCGTCGATCTTCGCGGCAAGATTGGGCGCCATGTCGCTCGCCTTCGCACGCGACGCGGCATCGGTGCGGCGCAGCAGCGACGACAGGGCCGATTCGATCAGCGCCACCTCGCGCTCGGCGCCCTGTCGCAGTGAGCGGAGGTGCCGAGGCTCGATGCCGTGGCGGTCGAGAGCGACCAGACCGCGCAGCAGCGTGACCGTGGATTCCGGGTAGCTCTCCTGTGCCACGATCACGCCGGTGCTGATCGCGTCGTTGAGCAGCTGCGGGCCCGCGCCTGCCGCCGACAGCAGCTCACTGCGACGGTAGCGGCGCGGCGTCGGAGTGATCGAGGGCGGCGGCACGAGAGCCGCTGATTCGCCGTTCGCCTCAGCCTCGTCGAGCTGCTCGCGGATGACGCTGAGAGGGAGGTAGTGATCCCGCTGCAGCGTGAGACCCAGGCGCAGCCGCTCGATGTCGGCCTGCGAGAACTTGCGGTAGCCCGATTCGGTGCGCGACGGCGTGACGATCCCCTGAACTTCGAGGAAGCGGAGCTTGCTCGAAGTGAGCTCGGGGAACTCTGGCGTGAGTCGCGCCAGGACCTGACCGATGCTCAGAAGACCCGCGGACGCCGAGCGTTCGCGGGCGGGGGAAGCCGCCATCAGTCGATCGCCGCGACGCGATCGACGGGAGAGGCGAAGAAGTTCAGCCGGAACTTGCCGACGCGAAGCTCGGTGCCGTCGACCAGAGCACTGCGGTCGACGCGCTCACCGTTCACATAAGTGCCGTTGAGAGAGCGCTGGTCGATGATCTCGAAGGTCGAGCCGGTGCGGGTGACCTCGGCGTGACGACGCGAGACGGTGACGTCGTCGAAGAAGATGTCCGCTTCGGGGTGGCGGCCGACGGTCGTCACGTCCGTGTCGAGCAGGTAACGCGCACCTGCCAGTGCTCCGGAGCGCACCAGGAGCAGTGCGGAACCGGAGGGAAGCGCCGCGATGGCGCTCTGTTCCACATCCGTCAGCTCCGCGCCGAAGGGCACGAAGGAAAGGTCCGAGTCATGCCCGAACGTCTGCGTCACGTCGTGCCTCTGCTCGCCGGCACGATGGATCGCGGCGTCTCCGCCCGATCGGGTTTCGCTGTCTGTCACTTTGCCCTCCTAGTCCTCCAGACTAACTGATCAGCGACCTCACGCGGGAGCTCCCTTCACACTCAGCCCTCGCATACCGATGCTTCATAGGCTGGGCATGTGAAAACCACAGCTCGCCGCCTCCCCTCAGCCCCGATCGCTCTCGCCGCAGCCTTTTTGACAGCGTTCTTGGTGCTGTTCGTGCCGCTCTCCGCCTCAGCGCACGACAGCCTCATCGCGTCGTCTCCTGAGGCTGACAGCACTGTCGACACCCTTCCGGCCGAGCTCACCCTCACGTTCAGCGCGAAGCTCATCGACGGCGACGGCGCGACCGAGATCGTGGTGACCGATCCCGCGGGCACCCCTGTCACCGATGGCGCGCCGACCCTGAACGGTGCGATCGTCACGCAGCCGCTCGCCTCCGAAGCGCCGGCCGGTGCCTATCACGTGATCTGGAAGGTCGTCTCGAGCGACGGCCACCCCACCTCCGGCGAATTCGACTTCACCGTCGCGAGCGGGACGGAGAGCATCCCGACCGAGGAGCCGACGGCATCCCCCACGACCGCCGAGCCGACTCCCGCCGCGACCGCCGGCCCCGGAACGGACATCACGTCCGCACCTGAGGAGAGCGACTCGTCCGCCGCGACGACCATGATCTGGGTGCTCGCGATCACCGGTGTGCTCGTGATCGTCGGCATCGTCGTCTGGCTCGTGATCCGCGGTCGCCGCAGCCCCGGTTCGACCGATTCCGACGTCCCCACGGAGCGATAGGCTTAAGGCATGCCACACTACGATGTCGTCATCCTCGGTGCAGGTCCTGGCGGATACGTCGCTGCGGTTCGCAGCGCGCAGCTCGGTCTGTCCACCGCCATCATCGAAGAGAAGTACTGGGGTGGTGTGTGCCTCAACGTGGGCTGCATCCCCTCCAAGGCTCTTCTGAAGAACGCGGAGCTCGCGCACACGCTCAACCACAAGGCCGACTTCTTCGGCATCTCGGGTGAGTTCACGATCGACTACGGCAAGGCGTTCGATCGCAGCCGCGTCGTCGCCGACGGCCGCGTCAAGGGCATCCACTTCCTGATGAAGAAGAACAAGGTGACCGAGTACGACGGTCGCGGCACCTTCACCGGGCCGAAGGCGATCTCGGTCGCCAAGGCCGACGGGTCGACCGAAGAGGTCACCTTCGACAACGCGATCATCGCGACCGGCTCGAAGGTCCGCCTGCTCCCGGGCGTCCAGCTCAGCGACAATGTCGTGACCTATGAGGAGCAGATCCTCAGCCGCGAGCTGCCGAAGTCGATCGTCATCGTCGGCGCCGGCGCCATCGGCATGGAATTCGCTTACGTGATGACCAACTACGGCGTCAAGGTCACGATCATCGAGTTCCTCGACCGCGCTCTCCCCAACGAGGATGCGGACGTGTCGAAGGAGATCGCGAAGCAGTACAAGAACTACGGCGTAGACATCCTCACCTCCACCAAGGTCGAGTCCGTCGTCGACAACGGCTCGTCCGTCACCGTCTCGTACACCGGCAAGGACGGGCAGCAGTCGTCGATCGAGGCCGACAAGGTGCTCATGTCCGTCGGCTTCGCCCCGAACATCGAGGGCTTCGGACTCGAGGCCACCGGTGTGAAGCTCACCGAGCGCGGTGCGATCGACATCGACGACCACATGCGCACCAACGTCGAGGGCATCTACGCGATCGGCGACGTCACCGCCAAGCTGCAGCTCGCGCACGTGGCAGAGGCTCAGGGTGTCGTCGCGGCAGAGACCATCGGCGGCGCGGAGACCCAGACCCTCGGCGACTACCGCATGATGCCCCGCGCGACGTTCTGCTCGCCGCAGGTCGCCTCGTTCGGCCTCACCGAGCAGCAGGCCAAGGACGAAGGGCGCGAGATCAAGGTCGCGACGTTCCCCTTCATGGCGAACGGCAAGGCGCACGGACTCGGCGAGCCCGTCGGCTTCGTCAAGCTGATCGCCGACGCCGAGCACCTCGAGCTCATCGGCGCCCACATGATCGGCCCCGACGTCTCCGAGCTGCTGCCCGAGCTGACGCTGGCGCAGAAGTGGGACCTCACCGCTCTCGAGCTGGCCCGCAACGTGCACACCCACCCGACTCTGTCGGAGGCGCTGCAGGAGGGCTTCCACGGCCTCGCGGGTCACATGATCAACTTCTGATCCCACCCGATCACCACGAAGGCCCGGCACGCTCACGCGTGACCGGGCCTTCGTGCGTCACCGTCCGGCGCGGCCGTTGTGTCTCAGCTCGAGCCGCGACGGAAGACTGAACCGCACGGTCCATCCGGGCGGCACGATCGACGTCAGCTCCTTCGACGTGTATGAGCGGCGGATGCTGATGAGGCCGTCCTCGCGGATGAACGATCCTCGCAGGAGCACGCCGGAGACGAGCCAGGTCACCGCGCTGTACAGCATGTACGCGGCCCTGCTTCGGGCGATGTCACGATGCACCACGAGCCCGTCTTCGCCGACGAGCCGTCGCGAGTCGAGCAGCAGGCTCTGCAGCTCTTGCGTCGTGAGGTGGTGAAGCAGGTGATTCGAGAAGACCACGTCGTACTGCTCCCCCTCCGCGACGAGTTCCTCCGACAGAGCGCGGCGGTATCGCACGCCGGATCCCCCGTCCTGAGCGGAGGCCCACCGGATCGCGCGCTCATCGGCATCCAGCGCGGTGATCTCGGCGGTCAGTCCGTCGCGCTGGAGCCTCGCCGCGATCATCCGGCAGACGTCGCCGCCGCCGGCTCCGATGTCGAGGATGCGGATCGGACCGCGCCGGGCACGGGGGCGGATGTCTCGACGGTAGAACTCCCCCGGGCCCGACACCAGGGCGTTCACGAGGCGGAAGCGCTCGTAGGTGCGCTCGAGCATGGCGATGTCCGCGTTGGGGTCGTCCATGAGCTCTCGCGCATCGGACGCACGGGTCGAGAGGTCGTGACTCATGCGACGCCGACGGCGACCGTCATCAGGGCGCTCTCGGCCGTCAGCCCCGGCCCGAAGGCCATCGCCGCGACGCGCGACCCGTCGGCGGCGCCGTCGTCGAGGATGCGCTTGATGACGAAGAGGATCGTCGCACTCGACATGTTGCCGTTCACCCGCAGCGTCTCGCGCGCGGGATGCAGCTGAGCATCCGAGAGATTCAGTCGCTCCTGCACCCGATCGAGGATGCTCCGGCCACCGGGATGGATGGCCCAGTGCTCGACGCGGTCTCCGACGCGCCCCTCGTCGAAGGCCTCGGCCAGCTCGCCTTCGCGCGCATAGAGTGGGCGGATCGCCCCGACGATGGTCTCGCCGATGATCTGCGGAACCCTGGTCGACAGGATCATCTCGAAGCCGTGGTCACCGATCGTCCATGCCATGTCCTGCTCGCCCTCTGCGGCGATGGCCGTATGGAAGCCGTCGAGACGGACCCCGGGAGTCGGCGTGGGAAGATCACGGGCCGTGACGATGCCCGCGGCCGCTCCGTCGGCGAAGAGGGAGTTGGCGACGATGAGGTCAGGGTCCTCGGTCGATCTCAGGTGCACCGTGCACAGCTCGACACTGACGACCAGCACTACGGCGTCGGGGTCGGCCGCGCAGAACTGGCTCGCGGCGCGGAGCGCCGGCATCGAGGCGTAGCAGCCCATGAAGCCCAGGTGATAGCGCTGCACGCTGTCAGGGAGCCCGAGCCCCCGCACGATCTCGTACTCCGGGCCGGGGGCATGGAATCCCGTGCACGATGCCGTGATGACGTGCGTGACGTCGGCGGCGGACACGTCGGGGTCGGCGTCGAGGGCGCGACGCGCGACCTCGACGAAGAGACGCGACGCCTCCCTCACGTAGAGGTCGTTGCGTGCCTTGGTGCCGGGTGAGCGGAGAAGGTTGTTCTCCCGCTCGAAGAAGAGCGGCTCGCCGGGCTGCGGATGTGACGAGAACTCGTCGATGACCGTGTGCCGCGTGTCGATACCCGAGCCGTTGAAGGACGCGCCGATGATCCGCTGCGCGAGCCTTCCGACATCCGGCTGCGACGCGAAGATGTCGCGCACCTCGTTCTGCTCGAGGACGGTGTCGGGAACGATCGTCTGCAGCGAGCGGAGGACGGCGGAACGACTCATGTCAGTCACTCAAGCACCACCGCGCATCGAGACGGAAGGGGCTTGCGCCGCGTGTCAGAAACCGAGAGCACGGGCGAGCTTCGAGCCGGATGCCGCGTCACGACCGCCGACGGCGAAGATCGCCCTCTCGACGGCATCGAACAGGGCCTCGCGCCCTGCTGCATCCGCCGGAGCGGCGGGGCCGAGTTCGAACTCCCACTCACGCCACTCGCGCAGGACGTCCTGCCGGAGGTCGGTCGCGCGGACCCGATCGTCGACGAACTCGGCGATCACGCCGTCTGCACCCGAGAGCAGATAGGCGGTGCGGCTGTTCTCGATGCGCGCGAGCGGCGTCAGTCGCCCCGTCGTCCATCGGGAGAGGGTGTCGGTCACCGCATCCGGGATGCTGTCGTCGTCGCCGTCGCCCAGAGGCCAGCCGATCTCGAGACGCCCGTCGCCTTCGCGGGGCCCTTTGATGTGCCATCCGGCATCCGGGCCGCCGGTGCGGCGACGAAGCGCCACTCCGGCACGCGAGAGCTCGGCGTCATCGGTGTCGAGATAGCGGGCGTCGAGCTCGCGCACCTCGCCCTCTGACACGGCGTCGACACCGGGCAGTCCGTCCCACTCGGGGAGGGGCGTGCCCTCGTCGACGTCGTACTTGCGCTCGACCTCGACGACCCTGGTCGGCTCGGAGCCGGACTGCGAAGGAGTGCCGCTCTCAGTCATCCGTGAGCGTGAGGTCCTCGAGGGACTCGTCGAACCAGTAGTCGATCTCGGTGGGCCCGTCGGCGTCGCCGGTGTTCTGCTCCTCGCCGCGTCGGTTGTACACCACCTGGGTCTCGCTGTAGGGGACGATCAGCTTGTCGTCCGCGTCGCCGAGAGGAATGATCTGCCCGTCGAGCGGGCCGCCGTGAAGTCGTGCGAGTGCCATGTGCTCACCCTATCCCCGTCATCGCGGATGAGGGGTCATCCCGCGAGTATGCCCAGGAGCGCGCCGAGGATCATCCACGGCCCGAAGGCGATGCGCGTGGATCGGTCGGCCGCGTGCGATGCCATCAGCGCCAGCGCGTACAGCGCTCCGAGGACGAAGGCCGATGCCGCGCCCACGGCGAGCGCCTGCCAGCTGTGCCATCCGAGCAGCAGACCGATCGCGGCGGCGAGCTTCACATCTCCCCCGCCCATCCCCTCTCGGCCGAGCAGACGGAGCATCGCGTAGAAACCGCCGAGGATCAGCATGCCGAGCGCACCTCTTGTCAGCGCGCCGCCATCACCGGACATCAGGGCATCGACCGCACTGAGCACGAGGAGAGCGGCGAGGGTAGGCAGGACGATCCGGTCCGGCAGCCGATGGGTGCGGATGTCGATCACGACGAGTCGGCAGCCGATTACGAACAGCAGCAGGTGGACGGTCACGACGAGCACGCTGCGGAGATCCATGCCGGAAGGCTAGGAGAAGACGGATGCCGTCCCCGGGCCGGGTGTGGATAACCCCCTGCCCCCATGTCGGAGGTTCGAACTATCGTGATCATCTCCAGTTGCTTTATTAGTACATATCTTCGAGGATGGATTCATGGGGATCGGGCTCGATGCGGTGACCGCGCTCTCTCCGGCTGGCGACTCCCGCGCCGGAGAGGTGCTTCGGCTGCGCCGGGAGATCAGCCGCATGCAGCGCAGACGCAGCGAGCATCCGCTGCTGCCCCTCGATCCGGCCTTCTCCTCCCTGCTTCCCGAAGAGGGGCTGCAGACCGGCACGGCCTATACCGTCTCCCCCTCGCCCAGCCTCGTCCTCGCCCTGCTCGCCGCCGCGTCGAGCAAAGGGCTCTGGTGCGCCGTGGTCGGCATGCCCACGCTGGGGGTCGAGGCTGCAGCCGCCTTCGGCATCGAACTCGCCCGGTTGATCCTCGTCCCCGAGCCGGGAGACCGCTGGCTCGCCGCGACCTCCGCACTCGCCGAGGTCGTGCCGCTGATCGCCGTGCAGCCGGGCAGCCGGGCACGTGATGCCGATGTGTCACGACTGAGCGCACGACTCCGCGACCGTGGGAGCACGCTCCTGGTCACCGAGTCGACAGCGGCCGGCGCCTGGCCGCAGAGCGAGGGTTCCATCCGGCTGCACGACCAGCACTGGCTCGGGGTCGGCGAGGGATGGGGGCTGATCGAGGGATCGACGGCGACCGTGACCGCGAGGACGAGGCACAGCCCACTGTCCTCGAGCGTCCGTGTGCGCCTTCCCGGAACCCACGGAGCGGTCGAGGAGCTGCCGGCCGAGGAGAGCGTCGGAGAGATCACGGCCGAGCCGACCACGCTGCACGGCCTGCGCGGCGGAGCCGGCACCCCGCGCGAGTACCCGCCCCTGGCGGTGGCCGGATGACCTCGCCTCTCCGTGTCCTGGTCCTGTGGTTCCCCGACTGGCCGTTGCGAGCCGCTCTGGGCGGACCCCCGCCGCATGCGCCGACAGCCCTGGTGCAGGCGAACACCGTCATCGCCTGCACCGCATCGGCCAGAGAGCACGGTGTACGCGCAGGTCAGCGTCGCCGCGTCGCGCAGGGACACATCTCGTCGCTGCGCGTGCTTCCCCACGATGCCGCCCGAGACGAGCGGGCCTTCCTGCCGGTGCTGCAGATCATCGAGAAGCACGCCCCCGGTGCGGCTCTGCTGCGTCCGGGGCTCGCGGCGGTGCGCGCTCGGGGCATCTCCCGGTACCACGACGGTGAAGCCGAAGCCGGTCGGGCGCTGATCGACGTCCTCGCCGACGCCGGCTTCCCCGAGGTTCGAGTCGGCATCGCCGACGGACCCTTCACGGCAGAACTCGCCGCCAGGGGGCGCACACCCTGCACCGTCGTGCCCGCGGGGCATGCGAAGGACTTCCTCGACCCGCTGCCCGTGAGCGTGCTGCGCGACGAACAGCTCACCGGTCTTCTGATCCGGCTGGGGGTGCGAACGCTCGGCGAGTTCGCCGGCCTCGACGAGATCGAGGTGCGTGATCGCTTCGGCGAGCGCGGCGCCCGCCTGCACGCCCTCGCCGCCGGAGCGGACTCCCGCGCCGTGGTGCCGCGTCCGCCCGACCCAGAGCTCGTGCGCTCCGTCGAGT of Microbacterium sp. LWH13-1.2 contains these proteins:
- a CDS encoding pyruvate carboxylase — translated: MFQKILVANRGEIAIRAFRAAFEVGARTVAVFPHEDRGSVHRLKADEAYEIGERGHPVRAYLDVDEIIRVAKDAGADAIYPGYGFLSENPELAEKAAANGITFIGPPAKVLEMAGNKVEAKRHAIEAGVPVLRSTEASDDVEALVAQAAEIGFPLFAKAVAGGGGRGMRRVESAAELAPALAEAMREAESAFGDPRMFLEQAVLRPRHIEVQILADKSGETVHLFERDCSVQRRHQKVVEIAPAPNLDDSIRTALHGYAVAFARSIGYENAGTVEFLLETAGERTGEVVFIEMNPRIQVEHTVTEEVTDVDLVQSQMRIAAGQTLAELGLEQKNLHVRGAALQCRITTEDPTQGFRPDTGKITTYRSPGGAGIRLDGGTVHQGAQISPHFDSMLAKLTCRGRDFPAAVARARRALAEFRIRGVSTNIPFLQALLDDDAFIAGDVSTSFIDERPDLLRGRESKDRGTRILSWLVDVTVNKPHGTHPGPLDPRTKLPAIDLSVEPAAGSRQRLLELGPEGFARSLREQSALAITDTTFRDAHQSLLATRVRTRDLVAVAPHIARMTPGLLSVEAWGGATYDVALRFLGEDPWERLDKLRAALPNIAIQMLLRGRNTVGYTPYPTAVTEAFVQEAAASGVDIFRIFDALNDVEQMRPAIEAVRNTGTAVAEVALCYTGDLLNPAEDLYTLDYYLRLAEQIVAAGAHIIAIKDMAGLLRPAAAAKLVTALRERFDLPVHLHTHDTPGGQLATLLAASAAGVDAVDAASAPLSGTTSQPSLSSLVAALAHTDRDSGIDLGSVSDLEPYWEAVRRVYAPFESGLPGPTGRVYRHEIPGGQLSNLRQQAKALGLADDFELIEDMYAAADRILGRVPKVTPSSKVVGDLALHLAAVKADPADFEANPEKYDVPDSVVGFMAGELGDLPGGWPEPFRTKVLAGRSVRTGLTEISADDEAALAGDSESRRSRLNTLLFPAPMREFTQMREQFGDLSVLDTSDYLYGLVQGQEHLVEIDRGVQLFVGLEAIGDADDKGMRTVMTTLNGQLRPVFVRDRAVAVDTHEIEKADTSVAGHVAAPFSGVVTLKVEVGTAVRAGEPVASIEAMKMEAAITASVDGVIERLAIGTTQQVEAGDLLVVISPAH
- a CDS encoding ParA family protein, translating into MHVLSVSSLKGGVGKTTVTLGLASAAFARGVRTLVVDLDPQSDVSTGMDIQVAGRLNIADVLANPKEKVVRQAITSSGWAKVHPGTIDVLIGSPSAINFDGPHPSVRDVWKLEEALAAVEADYDLVLIDCAPSLNALTRTAWAASDRVMVVTEPGLFSVAAADRALRAIEEIRRGLSPRLQPLGIVVNRVRPQSIEHQFRIKELRDMFGPLVLSPQLPERTSLQQAQGAAKPLHIWPGDSAQELASDFDQLLDRIIRTGRIQVAESGAQA
- a CDS encoding MerR family transcriptional regulator, with the translated sequence MNADERAGDPRFVPELLFTDGLPAMDDEVGYRGAVAARAAGITYRQLDYWARTELVEPTVRGASGSGSQRLYGFRDILVLKLVKSLLDTGISLQQIRTAVDELRRAGIRDLAGTTLMSDGASVYLCTSNDEVIDLVSRGQGVFGIAVGKVLREVESTLVAFDATAPDPVDELSARRTKRSA
- a CDS encoding MerR family transcriptional regulator, whose protein sequence is MAASPARERSASAGLLSIGQVLARLTPEFPELTSSKLRFLEVQGIVTPSRTESGYRKFSQADIERLRLGLTLQRDHYLPLSVIREQLDEAEANGESAALVPPPSITPTPRRYRRSELLSAAGAGPQLLNDAISTGVIVAQESYPESTVTLLRGLVALDRHGIEPRHLRSLRQGAEREVALIESALSSLLRRTDAASRAKASDMAPNLAAKIDEVRSLFVKDAIARLLS
- a CDS encoding FHA domain-containing protein, which translates into the protein MTDSETRSGGDAAIHRAGEQRHDVTQTFGHDSDLSFVPFGAELTDVEQSAIAALPSGSALLLVRSGALAGARYLLDTDVTTVGRHPEADIFFDDVTVSRRHAEVTRTGSTFEIIDQRSLNGTYVNGERVDRSALVDGTELRVGKFRLNFFASPVDRVAAID
- a CDS encoding copper resistance CopC family protein, which codes for MKTTARRLPSAPIALAAAFLTAFLVLFVPLSASAHDSLIASSPEADSTVDTLPAELTLTFSAKLIDGDGATEIVVTDPAGTPVTDGAPTLNGAIVTQPLASEAPAGAYHVIWKVVSSDGHPTSGEFDFTVASGTESIPTEEPTASPTTAEPTPAATAGPGTDITSAPEESDSSAATTMIWVLAITGVLVIVGIVVWLVIRGRRSPGSTDSDVPTER